A portion of the Bradysia coprophila strain Holo2 unplaced genomic scaffold, BU_Bcop_v1 contig_297, whole genome shotgun sequence genome contains these proteins:
- the LOC119078880 gene encoding xanthine dehydrogenase-like, with translation MSCITFNINGKPYTVCTGEIPADTSLNTYLRNHAQLSGTKLMCNEGGCGVCIVTLKRKNPLTNKLETLAVNSCLMPLYACHNDDVITVEGIGNSKNGYCLEQTRLLKKNGSQCGYCSPGMIMNMHSLLESDEGMLTMAKVENSFGGNICRCTGYRPILDAFKSLAVDADSSLLCNDIEDLPKMHTNCSVACKKIMADTLHLKFKDGSEWHKVYTIAQVLQILKDATLQPYILLAGNTARGVYRERVAPKLFIDINDVSDLRGHKIVDNELVIGATNSLTDTIKIFESVSQTPGFEYCSTLAQHIDLIANVPVRNIGTIGGNLSIKHQHNSFPSDMFLMLESVGAKLTIIDANTNTRSLVEVAEFLTVDMFKKLIVNVKLPMLDRNLYKFKSYKIMIRAQNAHAYVNAGFLLKFKSNIVESARICFGGINPKFIHASDTESFLRGKNLYRNETLQLAIKVLKNELQPDEVIPDASPQYRKLLAVSLFYKFVLRTCDDKLIKPVHRSGGNILQRPLSGGTQTFETQENKFPLTEPIVKLEGLAQVSGTAKYANDIPHFINELWAAFVTATRVHSKLDKVDATEALKIPGVRHFFSALDIPGKNNFTPTLTHFIGIVEEEKIFIEHKGEVLFHGQPVGIILAETFALANLAATKVKVSYLENDSYVAKARSFFSPWIGEKTTSPTIRDVFNSKGKYQKIAETTESQVLGATKTINGTIELVGQYHMHMEPQTTMCIPTETGMLVHSSNQWTDFTQTAIAQCLNVQENSIHIEVKRVGGAFGGKVTRGAQIACACALACHLTDVPVRFAMTLESNMNVVGKRNGMIGEYTIDVDDNGKILKVTGNTAHDMGCSLNESPRILADVAYSNCYDASSWKLTNQLITTDAPSHTWCRAPGTTEVIAMAETMMEHIARITGKDPLAVRVANLTSDTKMKDLIPKFVKDIEYNDRKDKICEFNKKNRWNKRGIAISIMRYPLLYFDTTTAYVCVYHDDGTVVVKHSGVEIGQGLNTKITQVAAHTLGIPHTFVTVGSTDTIIGANCAVTGGSVASEIICFTVMKACEEIMRRLQPLRDANKDAQWTDLTKEAYKNQIGLSVAHTAKAADLKPYDVLGLSCAEIEVDLLTGNLLVHRVDILEDAGLSLNPLIDVGQVEGAFVMGMSYWLTEALIYDRMNGELMTNRTWTYKPLGAKDIPIDFRVTLLQNSINSVFVLGSKAVGEPALTMSVVVNFALRNALESARRDAGITNDPWFRMPSPSTPEVIALCAGHSTDAFTL, from the exons atgAGCTGCATAACTTTCAATATAAATGGAAAACCGTATACTG TTTGCACAGGTGAAATACCTGCCGATACTTCGCTGAACACATATTTACGAAACCATGCCCAACTCAGTGGCACGAAATTAATGTGCAATGAAGGAGGTTGTGGTGTTTGTATTGTTACGCTGAAACGCAAAAATCCATTGACTAACAAATTGGAAACACTTGCTGTCAATTCG TGTTTGATGCCACTGTATGCATGCCATAATGATGATGTTATTACAGTCGAGGGAATCGGAAATAGTAAAAATGGTTATTGTCTCGAGCAGACTCGGTTATTGAAAAAGAATGGATCGCAATGCGG GTATTGTAGTCCTGGTATGATCATGAACATGCACAGTCTGTTGGAAAGTGATGAGGGTATGTTAACAATGGCGAAAGTAGAGAACTCGTTCGGCGGTAATATATGCCGATGTACGGGATATCGACCGATTTTGGACGCATTTAAGTCATTAGCGGTTGATGCTGATAGCTCATTGTTATGCAAT GATATTGAAGATCTTCCGAAAATGCACACTAATTGCAGTGTAGCCTGCAAAAAGATTATGGCCGACACgcttcatttaaaatttaaagatgGCAGCGAATGGCACAAGGTGTATACAATTGCCCAGGTCTTACAAATTCTCAAAGATGCCACGCTCCAACCATACATACTTCTCGCCGGTAATACTGCCCGTG GTGTATACCGAGAACGAGTTGCTCCGAAATTATTTATCGATATCAACGATGTGTCCGACCTTCGTGGACACAAAATTGTGGACAATGAGTTGGTGATTGGGGCCACAAACAGTTTGACCgacacaataaaaatattcgaatcTGTTTCGCAGACGCCAGGATTCGAGTATTGTTCCACTTTGGCCCAGCATATTGATCTGATTGCCAATGTTCCGGTGCGAAAT ATTGGAACAATCGGCGGAAATTTGAGCATTAAACATCAGCACAATAGCTTTCCGTCTGACATGTTTCTCATGTTGGAGTCTGTTGGCGCCAAACTGACGATCATCGACGCCAATACCAATACGAGAAGTTTGGTGGAAGTGGCTGAGTTTCTCACAGTGGACATGTTTAAAAAACTTATAGTCAACGTGAAGTTACCGATGTTGGACAGGAATCTTTATAAATTCAAGTCTTACAAG ATAATGATACGTGCGCAGAATGCCCACGCGTACGTCAATGCTGGATTTCTTCTAAAATTCAAGTCAAATATTGTCGAATCGGCTCGCATTTGCTTTGGAGGCATCAATCCAAAATTTATTCACGCCAGTGACACGGAATCATTTTTGAGAGGCAAAAATTTGTACCGCAACGAAACGTTGCAACTTGCGATCAAAGTGTTGAAAAACGAATTGCAGCCAGACGAAGTGATCCCAGATGCGTCGCCGCAATATAGAAAACTTTTGGCAGTTTCTCTGTTTTACAAATTCGTTCTAAGGACATGCGACGATAAGCTCATTAAGCCCGTCCATAGATCTGGCGGAAACATTCTGCAACGACCATTGTCAGGTGGAACTCAGACCTTTGAAACACAGGAGAACAAGTTTCCTCTAACCGAACCGATTGTAAAGTTAGAGGGGCTGGCACAAGTATCTGGGACAGCAAAATATGCCAACGATATCCCGCATTTTATCAATGAACTTTGGGCTGCTTTCGTAACTGCAACGCGAGTTCATTCCAAACTTGATAAAGTTGATGCAACTGAAGCGCTG aaAATCCCAGGCGTTCGACACTTTTTTTCTGCGTTGGACATTCCCGGCAAGAACAATTTTACTCCAACGTTAACACATTTTATAGGCATTGTGGAAGAAGAGAAGATCTTCATTGAACATAAAGGCGAAGTACTTTTTCACGGTCAACCAGTTGGAATTATTTTGGCCGAAACGTTTGCGCTAGCAAACTTGGCAGCAACTAAAGTGAAAGTTTCGTATTTGGAAAATG ATTCTTACGTTGCGAAAGCACGAAGTTTTTTTAGTCCTTGGATCGGAG AGAAAACCACTTCACCAACCATTCGGGATGTGTTCAACTCTAAgggaaaatatcaaaaaatcgccgaaACGACAGAGTCACAAGTGCTAGGTGCTACGAAAACAATAAACGGAACAATTGAACTGGTTGGCCAATATCACATGCATATGGAGCCACAAACTACGATGTGTATACCAACTGAAACCGGAATGCTGGTACACTCATCAAACCAATGGACCGACTTTACTCAGACCGCCATTGCACAATGTCTGAATGTGCAAGAAAATTCGATTCACATAGAAGTAAAGCGTGTTGGTGGTGCATTTGGCGGAAAAGTTACACGCGGAGCCCAAATTGCTTGCGCTTGCGCCTTGGCCTGTCATCTCACCGATGTGCCCGTGCGATTTGCCATGACTCTTGAATCGAACATGAATGTAGTTGGAAAGCGGAACGGAATGATCGGTGAATATACGATCGACGTAGATGACAATggtaaaattctgaaagtgACTGGTAATACAGCTCACGACATGGGTTGTTCGTTAAATGAATCGCCGAGAATTTTGGCTGACGTTGCTTATTCCAACTGTTATGATGCGAGCTCGTGGAAGCTTACAAATCAACTTATTACAACTGATGCACCCAGTCACACATG GTGCCGTGCTCCAGGTACGACTGAAGTTATAGCAATGGCCGAAACTATGATGGAACACATTGCAAGGATAACTGGTAAAGATCCGCTAGCCGTTAGGGTTGCAAACTTGACCTCTGACACTAAGATGAAAgatttaattccaaaattcgTGAAAGACATCG AATACAACGATCGCAAAGACAAGATCTGCGAGTTCAACAAAAAGAATCGCTGGAATAAGAGAGGCATAGCCATCTCAATCATGAGATATCCACTTTTATACTTCGATACGACCACCGCATACGTTTGCGTTTACCACGATGATGGTACGGTTGTGGTTAAACATAGCGGAGTAGAAATCGGGCAAGGACTTAACACCAAAATAACCCAAGTTGCTGCACACACGCTGGGCATACCACATACATTTGTCACAGTTGGGTCAACCGACACTATTATTGGCGCTAATTGCGCTGTAACTGGGGGGAGCGTAGCCagtgaaattatttgcttt ACGGTGATGAAAGCCTGCGAAGAAATAATGCGCAGACTTCAGCCGCTTCGTGACGCGAATAAGGACGCTCAATGGACTGATTTAACCAAAGAggcatacaaaaatcaaattggtCTGAGCGTTGCTCACACAGCTAAAGCAGCAGATCTGAAACCGTATGACGTTCTGGGTCTATCCTGTGCTGAAATCGAGGTGGACCTTTTGACGGGGAACCTTTTAGTGCACCGAgttgatattttggaagatgCGGGACTCAGCTTGAATCCGTTGATCGATGTTGGCCAG GTGGAAGGTGCTTTCGTTATGGGCATGAGTTATTGGCTGACTGAAGCTCTCATATATGATCGCATGAATGGTGAATTGATGACAAATCGAACGTGGACGTATAAACCTCTTGGTGCAAAAGATATTCCAATAGATTTTCGCGTGACCCTGTTGCAGAATAGCAtaaattctgtttttgttCTCGGGTCGAAGG CTGTTGGTGAACCAGCGTTGACAATGTCCGTTGTTGTAAATTTCGCTCTCCGAAATGCCTTGGAATCGGCTAGACGCGATGCTGGAATTACCAATGATCCGTGGTTCAGGATGC CTTCGCCGTCAACACCGGAAGTGATTGCTTTGTGTGCTGGCCATTCAACCGATGCTTTTACGCTTTAG
- the LOC119078881 gene encoding radial spoke head protein 9 homolog, with the protein MNISNIKENFSYISYCGITLSPQEASMIENSLVILKSNNKFTETYLWGRINGVKNDYYIAFGYHKNCFRGCKYFYSINCPGEWILMPEPVPVNNRLCLLNQNLFQGHVTAVDDVVMIRNCSDDIPKETFKLKEEDRLASTVCMITSECGVVPRGALTLRPDGVFTFSSFFQGLDHMEANDMGNYQLLRQPKATCAENLIKRPDYNYSTDTFDTIDSILPEGKSFTVNIDGDSGLCVVKSLYWPGMVFFHKPMTNAHGFCYVGNGLRNHDLLFML; encoded by the exons ATGAACATTTCAAATATTAAGGAAAATTTCAGTTATATTTCCTACTGTGGGATCACTCTAAGTCCACAAGAAGCGTCTATGATCGAAAATTCTCTGGTCATTTTGAAGAGCAACAACAAATTCACCGAAACGTATTTGTGGGGACGGATAAACGGAGTGAAAAATGATTACTACATTGCGTTCGGATACCACAAGAATTGTTTCAGGGGATGTAAATACTTCTATAGCATCAATTGTCCTGGTGAATGGATACTGATGCCAGAACCGGTTCCGGTCAACAATCGTTTATGCTTGCTCAATCAGAATTTATTTCAAGGACATGTTACTGCTGTTGATGACGTTGTGATG ATTCGAAATTGCTCCGATGACATTCCCAAAGAGAcattcaaattgaaagaagAAGACCGACTGGCTTCGACAGTCTGCATGATAACGTCGGAATGTGGCGTAGTACCACGAGGAGCACTAACTCTTCGTCCAGACGGTGTCTTCACATTCAGTTCGTTCTTTCAAGGTTTGGATCACATGGAGGCGAATGATATGGGTAATTATCAGCTATTACGACAGCCGAAGGCAACATGTGccgaaaatttaatcaaacgaCCAGATTACAATTACTCAACCGATACATTCGATACGATCGATTCGATTCTGCCGGAAGGTAAAAGTTTTACTGTTAATATTGATGGTGACAGTGGTTTGTGTGTGGTGAAATCGCTGTATTGGCCGGGAATGGTGTTCTTCCACAAGCCGATGACGAATGCTCATGGGTTCTGTTATGTTGGAAATGGTCTACGAAACCATGATTTGTTATTCATGTTGTGA